In the Gymnodinialimonas sp. 202GB13-11 genome, one interval contains:
- a CDS encoding DegT/DnrJ/EryC1/StrS family aminotransferase, translating to MSKQIFTGNFTQQEPIPEAAIAAAVDVMRSGRLHRYNTAPGEAGETAQLEREFADYTGAKYCLAVASGGYAMGAALRALGVQPGDKVLTNGFTLAPVPGAIASVNAEPVFVEVTDSLVIDLDDLSAKIASSGSTVLLLSHMRGHLCDMDRLMEICDAAGVKVIEDCAHTMGGAWNGVPSGRHGLVGCYSTQTYKHINSGEGGLLISDDEEVMATAVMLSGSYMLFGKNGAAPPVDTFENVKYVTPNVSGRMDNLRAAILRPQLADLPAQIARWNALYRAVEEGVRNTPGLQVIERPDAEDIVGSSIQVLLPNASPDAVQAVVAGCGARGVELKWFGAAEPVAFTSRYDSWRYAPAQSLPKTDRILAGLLDMRLPLTFSVEDAKLIAEIIRDEVMSALPQAAE from the coding sequence ATGAGCAAACAGATTTTCACTGGGAACTTTACCCAGCAGGAACCCATCCCCGAAGCCGCTATCGCTGCCGCCGTCGACGTCATGCGCTCGGGCCGGCTGCACCGTTACAACACCGCCCCCGGTGAGGCTGGCGAAACCGCTCAATTGGAGCGGGAGTTCGCGGATTACACGGGCGCGAAATACTGCCTCGCCGTGGCCTCGGGTGGCTATGCCATGGGCGCGGCCTTGCGCGCGTTGGGCGTTCAACCTGGCGACAAAGTGTTGACCAACGGTTTCACTCTGGCCCCCGTTCCCGGTGCGATTGCGTCGGTGAATGCCGAGCCGGTCTTTGTCGAAGTGACCGACAGCCTTGTTATCGACCTCGATGACCTTTCGGCCAAGATCGCATCGTCCGGCTCCACGGTCTTGCTGCTCAGCCATATGCGCGGCCATCTGTGCGATATGGATCGCCTCATGGAAATCTGCGACGCGGCCGGCGTAAAAGTGATCGAGGATTGCGCCCACACGATGGGCGGGGCGTGGAACGGCGTGCCATCCGGGCGGCACGGGTTGGTCGGATGTTACTCCACGCAAACCTATAAACACATCAACTCCGGTGAGGGTGGATTGCTGATTTCCGACGATGAGGAGGTCATGGCAACAGCCGTGATGTTGTCGGGTTCCTACATGCTTTTCGGCAAGAACGGCGCTGCGCCCCCTGTGGATACGTTTGAAAATGTAAAGTACGTCACGCCGAATGTCTCTGGTCGCATGGACAATCTGCGCGCTGCCATCCTGCGCCCGCAGCTTGCCGACCTGCCCGCGCAGATCGCGCGGTGGAACGCGCTCTACCGTGCGGTGGAGGAAGGCGTACGCAACACGCCCGGCCTGCAAGTGATCGAGCGCCCGGACGCTGAAGACATCGTCGGTTCCTCCATCCAGGTGCTTTTGCCCAACGCATCGCCCGATGCTGTCCAAGCTGTTGTCGCAGGTTGCGGCGCGCGAGGTGTGGAGCTGAAATGGTTTGGCGCGGCGGAGCCCGTAGCCTTCACGTCTCGTTACGACAGCTGGCGTTATGCCCCCGCCCAGAGCCTGCCCAAAACAGATCGCATTCTTGCGGGCCTTTTGGACATGCGCCTACCGCTGACCTTCTCGGTTGAAGATGCCAAGTTGATTGCCGAGATCATCCGGGACGAAGTGATGTCTGCCCTGCCTCAGGCGGCGGAATAG
- a CDS encoding HAD-IA family hydrolase, whose translation MRTIVFDLDGTLADTAGDLLAAANAALIRLGHPPQLVMGQDDATAFAGGRAMLRLAAERLGIEDREGLADAGYLALLDAYGNDIDTHTTLYPGTVAAVDRQRAAGHATGICTNKPEGLAVTLIDRLKLTDRFPVLIGADTLPTRKPDPTPLFETIKRLGGTPDNAVLIGDTITDRKTAAAASIPCVLVTFGPTGRAVADLQPEALLDHYDQLDAVLDQLLG comes from the coding sequence ATGCGCACGATTGTTTTCGATCTGGACGGCACGCTTGCGGACACGGCGGGCGATCTTCTGGCCGCCGCAAATGCCGCGCTGATCCGACTGGGTCACCCGCCGCAACTTGTGATGGGTCAGGACGATGCGACCGCGTTTGCGGGCGGGCGCGCGATGCTGCGTTTGGCGGCAGAGCGTCTTGGCATCGAAGATCGTGAGGGCCTGGCCGATGCGGGCTATCTGGCGCTGCTCGATGCCTATGGCAATGACATCGACACTCACACGACGCTCTATCCGGGTACAGTCGCGGCTGTCGATCGCCAGCGCGCTGCGGGCCATGCAACGGGCATTTGCACCAACAAACCCGAAGGGTTGGCCGTAACTCTAATCGACCGCCTCAAGCTGACGGACCGTTTCCCGGTTCTGATCGGGGCCGACACTTTGCCCACCCGCAAGCCGGACCCGACCCCGTTATTTGAGACCATCAAACGCCTTGGCGGCACGCCCGACAACGCCGTCCTGATCGGCGACACGATCACCGACCGCAAAACCGCCGCCGCCGCTAGCATTCCGTGCGTTCTGGTCACATTCGGCCCCACAGGCCGCGCCGTGGCCGACCTCCAGCCCGAGGCGCTTTTGGACCATTACGACCAATTGGACGCAGTGCTCGACCAACTCCTCGGTTGA